A single genomic interval of Gossypium raimondii isolate GPD5lz chromosome 11, ASM2569854v1, whole genome shotgun sequence harbors:
- the LOC105802939 gene encoding ribonucleases P/MRP protein subunit POP1 isoform X2: MAVEGSKKPQASASQPPRKINLQKFAESRAAELESLHSTVSARLNNDFRSRRNKRRRTTAFDNEASKKRNRKRQRLIKVDKSNVSGLETEQKKNESPLPRRLRRRLELKNNPQSGFVTSGDGTKRLRTHVWHAKRFTMAKRWGFYLPLGLHGRGGGSRAVLRWFKQGVLLHDASYNIAVQLEGPEDYLVATLEMVLVPFTSVKSEGVSDSVLSGVTYGTAMLYHVGAPLSQPIAPVTYMWRPHQGSKKDDNNNCLDVVGSKEQCRTNSGSCFRQLWVWIHASAFNEGYDALKCACQKLMIERGITINCFSNEGQLAKLELIGSKAFQLLQKTVHPVSCIVENSWQLQKCSFQRDRDDFQNKNSFTLEDEECSPSCAILSFTVKDPRLLLTKETKDFHEPDSIIDMQEVGASDCITLTGNLDKNEEVASTSCPKPEGIENLSGGRNLWDSSSRIDPPEEENELCMEKHQQRMGFFCLDEPKPGPPKTSNKVQCSRSCPILLLKNNNKKGSPMGWSIVVPISWARVFWNFLVSKGAHVIGLREKHWIACEIGLPYFPSDFPDCNSYLTLNEIEATTSRKNAEQHPPAVRPFRIPIPSPWNVVHTAFDKLSRRVKEAQVSSGENIVRKYSMSNSSCERSDVTSLRHRDSFGGIVARTSSLLTEFLNGIQGFIFMHTRRVFLKMELLYVLHVSLIYQCGLAAQAALKVDSKCLILLWGHTSRNNLLVSGNSMYQMTLLLENIIGGQLVLSQLDLFEGAKSQRQRRSVRLSCLLV; the protein is encoded by the exons ATGGCTGTTGAAGGAAGTAAAAAACCTCAAGCTTCAGCGTCTCAACCCCCGCGCAAAATCAACTTACAAAAATTCGCAGAATCCAGAGCTGCCGAGCTCGAGTCGCTTCACTCAACTGTGTCCGCTCGACTCAATAACGATTTTAGGTCTCGTAGAAACAAGAGGAGGAGAACCACAGCATTCGACAATGAAGCTTCCAAGAAGAGAAACAGAAAGAGGCAGAGATTAATTAAGGTTGATAAGAGCAATGTTTCAGGTTTAGAGACGGAGCAGAAGAAGAATGAATCTCCCCTTCCACGTCGCCTTCGTCGGAGATTGGAGCTTAAAAACAATCCCCAAAGCGGTTTCGTTACTTCAGGGGATGGTACCAAGCGGTTGAGAACGCACGTTTGGCACGCGAAGCGGTTCACAATGGCTAAACGGTGGGGGTTTTACCTTCCCTTAGGATTGCATGGCAG AGGAGGGGGGTCGAGGGCGGTTTTGAGGTGGTTCAAACAGGGAGTGCTTCTCCATGATGCGAGCTATAACATTGCTGTTCAACTAGAAGGTCCAGAG GATTATTTAGTGGCAACATTAGAGATGGTTTTAGTCCCTTTTACATCTGTTAAATCTGAAGGTGTTTCTGATTCTGTTCTTTCCGGTGTTACTTATGGGACTGCTATG cttTATCATGTTGGAGCACCTCTTTCACAGCCAATTGCACCTGTAACTTATATGTGGCGTCCTCATCAGGGGAGTAAAAAAGATGACAACAATAATTGCCTTGATGTGGTTGGAAGTAAGGAGCAATGTAGAACCAACTCTGGTTCTTGCTTTCGCCAACTTTGGGTTTGGATCCATGCCTCAGCTTTTAATGAGGGATATGATGCTCTAAAATGTGCTTGTCAGAAGCTG ATGATTGAGAGAGGCATCACCATTAATTGTTTTTCAAATGAGGGTCAACTTGCAAAATTGGAATTAATTGGGTCCAAGGCATTTCAACTTCTTCAGAAGACTGTTCATCCTGTCTCTTG CATCGTGGAGAATTCTTGGCAACTGCAAAAGTGTTCATTTCAGAGGGATAGGGATgactttcaaaataaaaactcttttaCACTTGAAGATGAGGAATGTAGTCCTTCTTgtgcaattttatcttttaccGTCAAGGATCCTCGTCTATTGCTCACAAAAGAGACCAAAGATTTTCATGAGCCAGATTCTATAATTGATATGCAAGAAGTTGGAGCCAGTGACTGTATTACTTTAACTGGAAATTTAGATAAGAACGAAGAGGTAGCCTCAACCTCATGTCCAAAACCTGAAGGAATTGAAAATTTATCTGGTGGGAGGAATTTGTGGGATTCTAGCAGTAGAATAGATCCTCCAGAGGAAGAAAATGAACTTTGCATGGAAAAGCATCAGCAGCGGATGGGTTTCTTTTGCCTTGATGAACCAAAACCAGGGCCCCCAAAGACTTCAAACAAGGTGCAGTGCTCGCGTTCTTGCCCTATTTTgcttctaaaaaataataacaagaaGGGCTCTCCAATGGG ATGGTCTATTGTAGTACCTATAAGTTGGGCTAGGGTCTTCTGGAATTTTCTTGTCTCCAAAGGGGCCCATGTGATTGGGCTGAGAGAAAAACACTGGATTGCTTGTGAA ATTGGATTGCCTTATTTTCCTTCTGATTTCCCCGATTGCAATTCATACTTAACcttaaatgaaattgaagccACTACCTCTAGGAAAAATGCGGAGCAGCATCCTCCTGCTGTAAGACCTTTTAGAATTCCTATTCCATCACCTTGGAATGTTGTCCATACTGCTTTTGACAAGCTGTCCAGGAGGGTTAAAGAAGCTCAAGTTTCAAGTGGAGAAAATATAGTTCGGAAATACTCGATGAGTAATTCAAGTTGTGAAAGAAGTGATGTTACATCATTGAGACATCGTGATTCATTTGGTGGCATTGTTGCGAGGACATCTAGTTTGCTGACTGAATTCTTGAATGGCATTCAGG GGTTCATCTTCATGCATACAAGGAGGGTGTTTTTGAAGATGGAGCTGTTATATGTGCTCCACGTCTCACTGATATATCAATGTGGACTTGCAG CACAGGCAGCATTGAAGGTAGACTCGAAATGCCTAATTCTGCTGTGGGGTCATACTTCAAGGAACAACCTTCTGGTAAGTGGGAACTCAATGTACCAGATGACCCTGCTTCTAGAGAATATCATCGGTGGCCAGTTGGTTTTGTCACAACTGGATTTGTTCGAGGGAG CAAAAAGCCAACGGCAGAGGCGTTCTGTGAGGCTGTCTTGCTTGCTAGTCTGA
- the LOC105802942 gene encoding peptidyl-prolyl cis-trans isomerase CYP21-4: MARIKPQALLQQSKRKKGPARISLTTIIMLTLIVVLILFFVYATYRHWTQRSRIHIENRESVIEGDNSFMDSKKSDLPGYAILDTAKGYITVELFKDSSPEVVDQFLDLCQRGHFNGMLFRHVIKHYVIQAGDSDKLGAVEDWTLKGKQYSQLDTSLKHEAFMLGTSKVKHDKKEFELFITTAPIPDLNEKLIVFGKVIKGEDIVQEIEEVDTDEHYRPKSSIGIRSVNLKQSI; the protein is encoded by the exons ATGGCGAGGATCAAACCACAAGCTCTGCTACAACAGAGCAAAAGGAAGAAAGGGCCAGCTCGAATAAGTCTTACAACAATTATTATGTTGACTTTGATTGTCGTTTTGATTCTGTTTTTTGTGTATGCCACCTACAGACACTGGACTCAAAG GTCAAGAATTCATATTGAAAACAGGGAATCAGTTATTGAG GGTGACAACTCTTTCATGGATTCAAAGAAGTCTGATCTTCCAGGATATGCT ATTTTAGATACTGCGAAAGGCTATATAACAGTGGAGCTCTTCAAGGACAGTTCTCCTGAAGTTGTTGATCAATTCCTTGATTTATG TCAGAGAGGACACTTCAATGGAATGCTTTTTCGCCATGTGATAAAGCACTATGTGATTCAGGCTGGTGATAGTGATAAGCTGGGAGCTGTAGAGGACTGGACTTTGAAAGGAAAGCAATACAGCCAACTTGATACAAG TTTGAAGCATGAAGCATTCATGCTTGGAACTTCTAAGGTAAAGCATGATAAGAAAGAATTTGAGCTTTTCATCACAACTGCACCAATCCCAGATCTAAATGAGAAGCTTATTGTCTTTGGGAAGGTCATTAAGGGAGAAGACATTGTTCAG GAAATTGAAGAGGTGGACACAGATGAGCATTATCGACCTAAATCTTCTATAGGGATCCGCAGTGTGAATCTGAAACAAAGCatctaa
- the LOC105802941 gene encoding beta-carotene isomerase D27, chloroplastic isoform X2: MKMTPLALTLPAPQTVMVSSSPIYLLPTSSLQNRTSFRAFCSSVSPETIHSEGSKAEYKPGILDHFFLNSFRDKLVKEVGWDSEKPGYGGLIELAKALMMNSRSNSHTKDAAVRILKSLFPPLLLELYKILIAPIDGGRVAAMMIARVTVLTCQWLMGTCKVNSVDLPDGTSCNSGVFVERCKYLEESKCVGICINTCKLPTQSFFKDYMGVPLLMEPNFCDYSCQQNQIEPVTCNFTRSLSFVYHRQASFSAEEVKIY, translated from the exons ATGAAAATGACGCCTCTGGCTCTGACTCTTCCTGCTCCGCAAACTGTGATGGTATCTTCATCTCCTATTTACCTTCTTCCAACATCTTCACTGCAAAATCGAACATCTTTCCGCGCCTTTTGCTCCTCTGTCTCTCCCGAAACG ATACACAGTGAAGGTTCAAAGGCTGAGTATAAGCCAGGAATCTTGGACCATTTTTTCCTGAATTCCTTTCGTGACAAATTGGTAAAG GAAGTTGGATGGGATTCGGAGAAGCCTGGATATGGTGGACTTATTGAATTGGCGAAAGCCCTCATGATGAACAGCAGAAGCAATTCTCACACCAAAGATGCTGCG GTTCGAATATTGAAGTCACTGTTTCCGCCATTATTGTTAGAGCTTTACAAAATCCTTATAGCTCCTATAGATGGAGGGAGGGTCGCTGCAATGATGATTG CAAGGGTGACTGTGCTTACCTGTCAGTGGCTTATGGGCACATGCAAGGTTAATTCTGTGGATCTTCCTGATGGAACCTCTTGCAATAGCGGG GTTTTTGTAGAGAGATGCAAGTACTTAGAGGAAAGTAAGTGCGTAGGGATTTGTATCAATACTTGTAAGCTTCCAACACAG AGTTTCTTCAAGGACTACATGGGGGTCCCTCTGCTGATGGAGCCTAACTTCTGCGATTATAGCTGTCAG CAAAATCAGATTGAGCCGGTGACATGTAATTTCACCCGTTCACTTTCATTTGTTTATCATCGGCAAGCCTCCTTTTCTGCAGAAGAAGTAAAAATCTATTAA
- the LOC105802943 gene encoding uncharacterized protein LOC105802943, with translation MAASYHARSNSLPSRQHPIASQIDDDLNRLRASQSASTSSSIGHNLNGLQNLHDCVDVLLQFPLTQQALAQEKQREMVEELLDGSLMLLDVCTTAKDALLQTKECTQELQSILRRRRGAERLANEFRNYLTSRKAMKKAIWKALANLKHIQNKLSTPGENGAVISILRDVEAVTISVLESVLSFISASEAESKSSRWSLVSKLMHQKKVMCEEEQKANEILSAEAAVRSCIKSENMKHVENVQKELQSSELSIQDLEEGLETLSRRMIKTRVTVLNIISC, from the coding sequence ATGGCAGCCTCTTACCATGCTCGATCAAACAGCTTGCCCTCAAGGCAACACCCCATCGCTTCACAAATAGACGACGACTTGAACCGATTGAGGGCATCTCAATCAGCCTCTACATCATCATCGATAGGCCACAATCTAAATGGTCTTCAGAATTTGCATGATTGTGTTGATGTATTGCTTCAATTTCCACTCACTCAACAAGCTCTAGCCCAAGAGAAGCAAAGGGAAATGGTTGAAGAGCTTTTGGATGGATCTCTCATGCTCTTGGATGTATGTACCACTGCTAAGGATGCCTTGTTGCAGACAAAGGAATGCACACAAGAGCTTCAATCAATTTTGCGCAGAAGACGTGGAGCCGAAAGGCTTGCTAATGAGTTTAGGAACTACTTAACATCTAGGAAAGCCATGAAAAAGGCAATCTGGAAGGCCTTAGCGAACTTGAAGCATATACAGAATAAACTCAGTACTCCTGGCGAGAATGGAGCTGTGATTAGCATCTTAAGAGATGTAGAAGCAGTTACCATCAGCGTGCTAGAATCCGTATTGTCCTTTATTTCAGCGTCAGAGGCAGAATCAAAATCGAGCCGTTGGTCGCTGGTTTCGAAGCTAATGCACCAGAAGAAAGTAATGTGCGAGGAAGAACAGAAAGCAAATGAAATTTTGAGTGCTGAAGCTGCAGTGCGTTCCTGCATTAAATCCGAAAACATGAAGCATGTCGAGAACGTACAAAAGGAGCTTCAAAGCTCAGAGTTGAGCATCCAAGATCTTGAAGAAGGCCTTGAAACCCTCTCCAGGCGTATGATCAAAACTAGAGTTACTGTTCTTAATATCATCAGCTGTTAA
- the LOC105802941 gene encoding beta-carotene isomerase D27, chloroplastic isoform X1 has product MKMTPLALTLPAPQTVMVSSSPIYLLPTSSLQNRTSFRAFCSSVSPETIHSEGSKAEYKPGILDHFFLNSFRDKLVKEVGWDSEKPGYGGLIELAKALMMNSRSNSHTKDAAVRILKSLFPPLLLELYKILIAPIDGGRVAAMMIARVTVLTCQWLMGTCKVNSVDLPDGTSCNSGVFVERCKYLEESKCVGICINTCKLPTQSFFKDYMGVPLLMEPNFCDYSCQFKFGVSPPLPENDDTLKEPCLDVCPIANKRREIRRNVDVMKCPKA; this is encoded by the exons ATGAAAATGACGCCTCTGGCTCTGACTCTTCCTGCTCCGCAAACTGTGATGGTATCTTCATCTCCTATTTACCTTCTTCCAACATCTTCACTGCAAAATCGAACATCTTTCCGCGCCTTTTGCTCCTCTGTCTCTCCCGAAACG ATACACAGTGAAGGTTCAAAGGCTGAGTATAAGCCAGGAATCTTGGACCATTTTTTCCTGAATTCCTTTCGTGACAAATTGGTAAAG GAAGTTGGATGGGATTCGGAGAAGCCTGGATATGGTGGACTTATTGAATTGGCGAAAGCCCTCATGATGAACAGCAGAAGCAATTCTCACACCAAAGATGCTGCG GTTCGAATATTGAAGTCACTGTTTCCGCCATTATTGTTAGAGCTTTACAAAATCCTTATAGCTCCTATAGATGGAGGGAGGGTCGCTGCAATGATGATTG CAAGGGTGACTGTGCTTACCTGTCAGTGGCTTATGGGCACATGCAAGGTTAATTCTGTGGATCTTCCTGATGGAACCTCTTGCAATAGCGGG GTTTTTGTAGAGAGATGCAAGTACTTAGAGGAAAGTAAGTGCGTAGGGATTTGTATCAATACTTGTAAGCTTCCAACACAG AGTTTCTTCAAGGACTACATGGGGGTCCCTCTGCTGATGGAGCCTAACTTCTGCGATTATAGCTGTCAG TTCAAATTTGGGGTTAGCCCACCATTGCCGGAGAATGATGACACCCTAAAAGAGCCCTGCCTGGATGTATGCCCAATTGCTAATAAACGACGTGAAATTCGAAGAAACGTGGATGTGATGAAATGTCCAAAGGCATAA
- the LOC105801471 gene encoding uncharacterized protein LOC105801471 yields the protein MAATRSNSFPRSSRQHPLATEVNEHLNRLRTSIEASTSSSSISHKLNGFQDLYDCVVKFLQLHLSHHALTHECADELLDGSFRLLDLCSTTKDIVLQTKESTNELQSALRRRKIGESEIASEVRKYISSRKVSKKTIHKALGNLKVVQRKNTVSPSETVSMLKEIEAVTCSMFEDLLSLITGPKPRSWLSVSKLLHQRRIACEDASRNVNEFGKVDVALKSFGTTKSEIINLEMQNQLKDLELFIQDLEDGLECLFRCMIKARVSLLNILTL from the coding sequence ATGGCAGCCACTCGATCCAACAGTTTCCCCCGCTCATCTAGACAACATCCACTAGCAACAGAAGTTAATGAGCATTTGAATAGATTGAGGACTTCTATAGAGGCATCtacttcatcatcatcaataagCCATAAACTAAATGGCTTTCAAGATTTGTATGATTGTGTTGTTAAGTTTCTTCAGCTGCATCTGTCCCACCATGCTTTAACCCATGAATGCGCTGATGAGTTGTTGGATGGTTCTTTTAGACTCCTCGACCTTTGCAGCACTACGAAAGATATTGTGCTGCAAACAAAAGAAAGCACAAATGAACTTCAATCGGCTTTGCGTCGAAGGAAAATCGGTGAATCCGAGATTGCAAGTGAAGTGAGGAAATACATAAGCTCCAGGAAAGTTTCCAAAAAGACTATCCACAAGGCATTGGGGAACTTGAAGGTCGTACAAAGGAAAAACACAGTCTCACCTTCAGAGACTGTTAGCATGCTGAAGGAGATTGAAGCAGTGACATGTTCTATGTTTGAGGATTTGTTATCTCTCATCACCGGACCAAAGCCTAGAAGTTGGTTATCAGTTTCAAAACTATTGCATCAAAGAAGAATAGCGTGCGAAGATGCTTCAAGAAACGTGAATGAATTCGGAAAGGTTGATGTTGCTTTGAAATCCTTCGGAACAACCAAATCTGAGATCATAAATCTTGAGATGCAAAACCAGCTAAAAGATTTGGAGCTGTTTATTCAAGATCTTGAAGATGGACTTGAATGCCTCTTCAGGTGTATGATCAAAGCAAGAGTCTCGCTTCTTAACATCCTTACCCTGTaa
- the LOC105802939 gene encoding ribonucleases P/MRP protein subunit POP1 isoform X1: MAVEGSKKPQASASQPPRKINLQKFAESRAAELESLHSTVSARLNNDFRSRRNKRRRTTAFDNEASKKRNRKRQRLIKVDKSNVSGLETEQKKNESPLPRRLRRRLELKNNPQSGFVTSGDGTKRLRTHVWHAKRFTMAKRWGFYLPLGLHGRGGGSRAVLRWFKQGVLLHDASYNIAVQLEGPEDYLVATLEMVLVPFTSVKSEGVSDSVLSGVTYGTAMLYHVGAPLSQPIAPVTYMWRPHQGSKKDDNNNCLDVVGSKEQCRTNSGSCFRQLWVWIHASAFNEGYDALKCACQKLMIERGITINCFSNEGQLAKLELIGSKAFQLLQKTVHPVSCIVENSWQLQKCSFQRDRDDFQNKNSFTLEDEECSPSCAILSFTVKDPRLLLTKETKDFHEPDSIIDMQEVGASDCITLTGNLDKNEEVASTSCPKPEGIENLSGGRNLWDSSSRIDPPEEENELCMEKHQQRMGFFCLDEPKPGPPKTSNKVQCSRSCPILLLKNNNKKGSPMGWSIVVPISWARVFWNFLVSKGAHVIGLREKHWIACEIGLPYFPSDFPDCNSYLTLNEIEATTSRKNAEQHPPAVRPFRIPIPSPWNVVHTAFDKLSRRVKEAQVSSGENIVRKYSMSNSSCERSDVTSLRHRDSFGGIVARTSSLLTEFLNGIQGEHLLLFPQLQNRKLSLVKVMKDKNMMEKGQNGITQISYNHKLCFVRVHLHAYKEGVFEDGAVICAPRLTDISMWTCSTGSIEGRLEMPNSAVGSYFKEQPSGKWELNVPDDPASREYHRWPVGFVTTGFVRGSKKPTAEAFCEAVLLASLREEQWKEMTVNRRRKEIYVLVRNLRSSAYRLALATIILEEEEEDVRFL; the protein is encoded by the exons ATGGCTGTTGAAGGAAGTAAAAAACCTCAAGCTTCAGCGTCTCAACCCCCGCGCAAAATCAACTTACAAAAATTCGCAGAATCCAGAGCTGCCGAGCTCGAGTCGCTTCACTCAACTGTGTCCGCTCGACTCAATAACGATTTTAGGTCTCGTAGAAACAAGAGGAGGAGAACCACAGCATTCGACAATGAAGCTTCCAAGAAGAGAAACAGAAAGAGGCAGAGATTAATTAAGGTTGATAAGAGCAATGTTTCAGGTTTAGAGACGGAGCAGAAGAAGAATGAATCTCCCCTTCCACGTCGCCTTCGTCGGAGATTGGAGCTTAAAAACAATCCCCAAAGCGGTTTCGTTACTTCAGGGGATGGTACCAAGCGGTTGAGAACGCACGTTTGGCACGCGAAGCGGTTCACAATGGCTAAACGGTGGGGGTTTTACCTTCCCTTAGGATTGCATGGCAG AGGAGGGGGGTCGAGGGCGGTTTTGAGGTGGTTCAAACAGGGAGTGCTTCTCCATGATGCGAGCTATAACATTGCTGTTCAACTAGAAGGTCCAGAG GATTATTTAGTGGCAACATTAGAGATGGTTTTAGTCCCTTTTACATCTGTTAAATCTGAAGGTGTTTCTGATTCTGTTCTTTCCGGTGTTACTTATGGGACTGCTATG cttTATCATGTTGGAGCACCTCTTTCACAGCCAATTGCACCTGTAACTTATATGTGGCGTCCTCATCAGGGGAGTAAAAAAGATGACAACAATAATTGCCTTGATGTGGTTGGAAGTAAGGAGCAATGTAGAACCAACTCTGGTTCTTGCTTTCGCCAACTTTGGGTTTGGATCCATGCCTCAGCTTTTAATGAGGGATATGATGCTCTAAAATGTGCTTGTCAGAAGCTG ATGATTGAGAGAGGCATCACCATTAATTGTTTTTCAAATGAGGGTCAACTTGCAAAATTGGAATTAATTGGGTCCAAGGCATTTCAACTTCTTCAGAAGACTGTTCATCCTGTCTCTTG CATCGTGGAGAATTCTTGGCAACTGCAAAAGTGTTCATTTCAGAGGGATAGGGATgactttcaaaataaaaactcttttaCACTTGAAGATGAGGAATGTAGTCCTTCTTgtgcaattttatcttttaccGTCAAGGATCCTCGTCTATTGCTCACAAAAGAGACCAAAGATTTTCATGAGCCAGATTCTATAATTGATATGCAAGAAGTTGGAGCCAGTGACTGTATTACTTTAACTGGAAATTTAGATAAGAACGAAGAGGTAGCCTCAACCTCATGTCCAAAACCTGAAGGAATTGAAAATTTATCTGGTGGGAGGAATTTGTGGGATTCTAGCAGTAGAATAGATCCTCCAGAGGAAGAAAATGAACTTTGCATGGAAAAGCATCAGCAGCGGATGGGTTTCTTTTGCCTTGATGAACCAAAACCAGGGCCCCCAAAGACTTCAAACAAGGTGCAGTGCTCGCGTTCTTGCCCTATTTTgcttctaaaaaataataacaagaaGGGCTCTCCAATGGG ATGGTCTATTGTAGTACCTATAAGTTGGGCTAGGGTCTTCTGGAATTTTCTTGTCTCCAAAGGGGCCCATGTGATTGGGCTGAGAGAAAAACACTGGATTGCTTGTGAA ATTGGATTGCCTTATTTTCCTTCTGATTTCCCCGATTGCAATTCATACTTAACcttaaatgaaattgaagccACTACCTCTAGGAAAAATGCGGAGCAGCATCCTCCTGCTGTAAGACCTTTTAGAATTCCTATTCCATCACCTTGGAATGTTGTCCATACTGCTTTTGACAAGCTGTCCAGGAGGGTTAAAGAAGCTCAAGTTTCAAGTGGAGAAAATATAGTTCGGAAATACTCGATGAGTAATTCAAGTTGTGAAAGAAGTGATGTTACATCATTGAGACATCGTGATTCATTTGGTGGCATTGTTGCGAGGACATCTAGTTTGCTGACTGAATTCTTGAATGGCATTCAGGGTGAACATTTACTTCTATTTCCTCAAttgcaaaatagaaaattaagtCTTGTTAAGGTTATGAAGGACAAAAACATGATGGAAAAAGGCCAAAATGGGATTACTCAAATTAGCTATAACCACAAGTTATGTTTTGTAAGGGTTCATCTTCATGCATACAAGGAGGGTGTTTTTGAAGATGGAGCTGTTATATGTGCTCCACGTCTCACTGATATATCAATGTGGACTTGCAG CACAGGCAGCATTGAAGGTAGACTCGAAATGCCTAATTCTGCTGTGGGGTCATACTTCAAGGAACAACCTTCTGGTAAGTGGGAACTCAATGTACCAGATGACCCTGCTTCTAGAGAATATCATCGGTGGCCAGTTGGTTTTGTCACAACTGGATTTGTTCGAGGGAG CAAAAAGCCAACGGCAGAGGCGTTCTGTGAGGCTGTCTTGCTTGCTAGTCTGAGAGAAGAGCAGTGGAAGGAGATGACAGTGAATCGTAGGAGGAAGGAGATATATGTCCTTGTTAGGAACCTTAGGTCTTCAGCATATAGACTTGCTCTTGCCACCATTATcctggaagaagaagaagaagatgtcAGATTCTTATGA
- the LOC105802944 gene encoding uncharacterized protein LOC105802944, protein MGINHFIIALISLTCLFSFSASTNAPLPLSDASSPTSSKLHDMIEVMFESPSPFAFDGTTLESIDDVLSILPGSVDPALQKICGNTDHPVECIKATMLFLDEKTPIEPLSVLKAGIEAMDNQTKDALAEVTKLSMDPTTPKNVVPILQKCIDVYNNILNSDQKSLEAISNRNLVQLSIELGANVENVLGCDNAFKQAKLESPIKKMDAMLAKIVSNTLTIGVDMVHF, encoded by the coding sequence ATGGGAATCAACCATTTCATCATTGCACTTATCTCCCTCACTTGTCTCTTCTCCTTCTCAGCCTCTACCAATGCACCTCTACCCCTTTCCGACGCTTCTAGCCCTACTTCTTCAAAACTTCATGATATGATTGAGGTCATGTTTGAATCGCCATCTCCATTTGCATTTGATGGTACAACGTTGGAAAGTATTGATGATGTATTAAGCATACTACCTGGCAGCGTCGACCCTGCCCTTCAGAAAATCTGTGGGAACACCGATCACCCCGTTGAATGTATAAAAGCAACTATGCTGTTCCTAGATGAGAAAACTCCTATTGAGCCTCTTTCTGTCCTTAAAGCTGGGATTGAAGCAATGGATAACCAAACCAAAGATGCTTTGGCTGAGGTTACAAAGCTCTCTATGGACCCTACTACCCCTAAAAATGTTGTTCCTATACTTCAAAAATGCATCGATGTCTACAATAACATTCTTAATAGTGATCAAAAATCCCTTGAAGCCATCTCCAATCGAAACCTTGTCCAATTGAGCATAGAGCTAGGCGCTAATGTGGAAAACGTACTTGGCTGTGACAATGCATTCAAACAGGCTAAGCTCGAATCGCCGATAAAGAAGATGGATGCAATGCTTGCAAAGATTGTTAGCAACACCTTGACCATTGGTGTCGACATGGTCCACTTTTAA